The Corallococcus caeni genome includes a region encoding these proteins:
- a CDS encoding DUF3060 domain-containing protein, whose translation MNRKSGTAVFMMVACAFGPMTAVAQEDSEAQGNIDITGSGETATHACTPESTVEITGADNTVTLTGECKSVSVNGTDNKVKVEATRAISVTGSSNTVTWKRGHGKSKPKISRNGTDNKVTQEK comes from the coding sequence ATGAACAGGAAGTCCGGCACGGCAGTGTTCATGATGGTGGCATGTGCCTTCGGCCCGATGACGGCCGTCGCGCAGGAGGACTCGGAGGCGCAGGGCAACATCGACATCACCGGCTCTGGCGAAACGGCGACGCACGCGTGCACGCCGGAGAGCACGGTGGAGATCACCGGCGCGGACAACACGGTGACGCTGACCGGCGAGTGCAAGAGCGTCAGCGTGAACGGCACGGACAACAAGGTGAAGGTGGAGGCCACCCGCGCCATCTCCGTCACGGGGAGCTCCAACACCGTCACCTGGAAGCGCGGCCACGGCAAGTCGAAGCCGAAGATCAGCCGCAACGGCACGGACAACAAGGTCACCCAGGAGAAGTAG
- a CDS encoding alpha/beta fold hydrolase, with product MKCPAFAAVVTLWSALVLGSSAHAAEQGTAPRADGFAGCQDAKSDAALAGSLCARFSAPLDSAAPSGERIELFVRKFPAPGRSAGQVWLVAGGPGESGASFYPLLKTLRAAFPGYDLLVPDHRGTGFSSRLCQKEEAVDSAGGAALEGAEWATCFEALESDSKRTRAFTITHSARDLSALMERYSTGRKTWLYGVSYGTQLVLRMMTVAAPRRLDGIVLDSLVPPETTDQWDLSHRSAVVDEVGRAVLAKCDADPACRARLGGSAVAAMQGLVDDPKLSEAVPGGRPKLFFGALLNSPELRARIPLVLSGLRSGDLKPLQQVERDLEALGAVFDHFPQSPVSIPLVAVISASENNARPDLTQAQVEAEAARFLFVSSLPGQLVGRTSLAYPRDEWFGKSPTALPPVLVLQGDMDPKTPLAGAQAHLRLLPEAAGVNLFTVKGGPHFLLFTAPDCFKAAVSSFIQKRRAPRAACSL from the coding sequence ATGAAATGCCCCGCCTTCGCAGCCGTGGTCACCCTCTGGAGTGCACTTGTCCTGGGCAGTTCCGCGCACGCGGCCGAGCAGGGCACGGCGCCCCGTGCCGACGGGTTCGCCGGTTGCCAGGACGCGAAGTCGGACGCGGCGCTCGCCGGTTCCCTCTGTGCTCGCTTCAGTGCGCCGTTGGACTCCGCGGCCCCGAGCGGTGAGCGGATCGAGCTCTTCGTGCGCAAGTTCCCGGCTCCGGGCCGGTCGGCCGGGCAGGTCTGGCTCGTGGCGGGTGGGCCCGGCGAGTCAGGGGCTTCGTTCTACCCGCTGCTGAAGACCCTGCGGGCCGCCTTCCCGGGATACGACCTGCTGGTTCCGGACCATCGCGGGACGGGTTTCTCCAGCCGGCTCTGCCAGAAGGAGGAGGCCGTCGACAGTGCCGGGGGCGCCGCGCTCGAAGGCGCCGAGTGGGCGACCTGCTTCGAGGCGCTGGAGTCCGATTCCAAGCGCACTCGCGCCTTCACCATCACGCACTCCGCCCGAGACTTGAGCGCGCTGATGGAGCGCTACTCCACGGGCCGGAAGACGTGGCTCTATGGGGTCTCCTACGGCACGCAGCTGGTGTTGCGCATGATGACGGTGGCCGCGCCGCGGCGCCTCGATGGCATCGTGCTCGACTCCCTCGTTCCACCGGAGACGACGGACCAATGGGACCTCAGTCATCGCTCGGCCGTCGTCGACGAGGTGGGCCGCGCGGTCCTCGCGAAGTGCGACGCGGACCCGGCCTGCCGGGCGCGTCTGGGGGGCTCGGCGGTCGCCGCGATGCAGGGGCTCGTCGACGATCCCAAGTTGTCCGAGGCCGTCCCGGGGGGACGTCCGAAGCTCTTCTTCGGCGCACTGCTGAACAGCCCGGAGCTGCGGGCGCGGATTCCCCTCGTCCTCTCGGGCCTCCGGAGCGGAGACCTCAAGCCGTTGCAGCAGGTTGAGCGGGACCTGGAGGCACTGGGCGCCGTGTTCGACCATTTCCCTCAGTCCCCGGTGTCCATCCCGCTCGTCGCGGTGATCAGCGCCTCCGAGAACAACGCCAGGCCAGACCTCACCCAGGCCCAGGTGGAGGCGGAAGCCGCCCGGTTCCTGTTCGTCAGCAGTCTGCCGGGTCAGCTCGTCGGTCGGACGTCCTTGGCCTATCCACGCGACGAGTGGTTCGGCAAATCTCCCACCGCGCTTCCTCCGGTGCTGGTGCTCCAGGGCGACATGGACCCGAAGACGCCCCTCGCTGGCGCCCAGGCCCATCTGCGCCTCCTGCCCGAAGCCGCGGGCGTCAACCTGTTCACCGTGAAGGGTGGGCCGCACTTCCTGCTCTTCACGGCGCCAGATTGCTTCAAGGCCGCGGTGAGCAGCTTCATCCAGAAGCGGCGTGCTCCTCGTGCGGCTTGTTCGCTTTGA
- a CDS encoding transposase — MDSLEGFSLHANTHLHASDRQGLERMCRYGARGALALERLSRMEDGRIAYRMKRPLPEGTTHLLFTGLELLRRVASLVPPPRANLTRFHGVFATGAKLRPFLVPRAGEEETSVAPQAAASKEPLKEKTPREDWAELLKRTFDFDVFACVRCGGRRRVLAYVNEAGGVRAILEHLGLPTAGARLAPASGPPQAAGC, encoded by the coding sequence ATGGACTCACTGGAAGGCTTCTCCCTGCATGCCAATACGCACCTCCATGCCAGCGACAGGCAGGGGCTGGAGCGGATGTGCCGCTATGGGGCGCGTGGCGCGCTGGCGCTGGAGCGCCTGTCGCGAATGGAGGATGGCCGCATCGCCTACCGCATGAAGCGCCCGCTGCCGGAAGGCACCACGCACCTGCTCTTCACCGGGCTGGAACTGTTACGGCGTGTCGCGTCCCTGGTACCTCCGCCTCGGGCAAACCTCACGAGGTTCCACGGCGTCTTTGCTACAGGCGCCAAACTGCGGCCATTTCTGGTCCCCCGAGCGGGAGAGGAGGAAACGAGCGTGGCGCCCCAGGCAGCGGCCAGCAAGGAGCCGCTGAAGGAGAAAACGCCGCGAGAGGACTGGGCCGAGTTGCTGAAGAGGACGTTCGACTTCGACGTGTTCGCCTGCGTGAGGTGTGGAGGCAGACGGCGAGTGCTGGCGTACGTGAACGAGGCGGGAGGAGTACGAGCGATTCTGGAGCACCTGGGCCTGCCCACGGCAGGTGCGAGGCTGGCCCCGGCGAGTGGGCCCCCTCAAGCCGCAGGGTGTTGA
- a CDS encoding methyl-accepting chemotaxis protein, whose protein sequence is MRFQHKVLLLPVLAALFLVAIIGLSELLGRSTREHLERIEKGYVPAVLLSRDLDVLLQELQRGLQDAVAAEDLEQLAESDATAKRFLQRLAEGRTNPAIAPGRLDALEAQLRDYVAFARDTSERMINKDAQAAARLPEMAARYNRVRDALTRATEEDQREMGASFALTREEHEGSQRRLVLLGLILLGVLASLSVWLVSQVARPLLRLTQVASRIATEGDLTQVIHIRSEDEIGLLAQSINHLVQRLRTIPVTLQETLTELAGSVEGLTHISREQSQQLARQSSSIEEASVAMRDIQERSLEASRQAHTVLQVAQRAEQTSVTGQERLRQSGEALEHLRTQVGELMPAIARLTEGSRKASAILKTVKDLSDQSNVLAINAAIEAARSGEHGRSFAVVAREMRSLSQQSLRGAQSISGLLSEMSTSVSAVTASVESSHQKMAEGINEALSSGQSLRQLTEAVRDSSSAAQDIVHSFTQQNAGIVQMTAVVTDFSRMMKDSVQANEDVESAIQRLEVAFQGIQGVVSGFRV, encoded by the coding sequence ATGCGATTCCAGCACAAGGTCCTGCTGCTCCCCGTCCTCGCGGCCCTCTTCCTGGTGGCCATCATCGGGCTCTCGGAGCTGCTCGGGCGCAGCACCCGGGAGCACCTGGAGCGCATCGAGAAGGGCTACGTCCCCGCGGTGCTCCTCAGCCGGGACCTGGACGTGCTCCTGCAAGAGCTGCAGCGCGGCCTCCAGGACGCGGTGGCGGCGGAGGACCTGGAGCAGTTGGCCGAGTCGGACGCCACCGCGAAGCGCTTCCTCCAGCGGCTCGCCGAGGGGCGCACCAACCCCGCCATCGCCCCGGGGCGCCTGGACGCGCTGGAGGCGCAGCTGCGCGACTACGTGGCCTTCGCCCGCGACACGAGCGAGCGGATGATTAACAAGGACGCCCAGGCCGCCGCCCGGCTCCCGGAGATGGCCGCGCGCTACAACCGGGTGCGGGACGCGCTGACGCGCGCCACCGAGGAAGACCAGCGGGAGATGGGGGCCTCCTTCGCCCTCACGCGGGAGGAGCACGAAGGCTCCCAGCGACGCCTCGTCCTGCTGGGGCTCATCCTGCTGGGCGTGCTCGCGTCGCTGTCGGTGTGGCTGGTGTCGCAGGTGGCCCGGCCCCTGCTGCGCCTCACGCAGGTCGCCTCGCGCATCGCCACCGAGGGCGACCTCACCCAGGTCATCCACATCCGGTCCGAGGATGAGATTGGCCTCCTGGCCCAGAGCATCAACCACCTGGTGCAGCGCCTGCGCACGATTCCCGTCACCCTCCAGGAGACGCTGACGGAGCTGGCGGGCAGCGTCGAGGGGCTGACGCACATCAGCCGCGAGCAGTCCCAGCAGCTGGCGCGCCAGTCGTCCAGCATCGAGGAGGCGAGCGTGGCGATGCGGGACATCCAGGAGCGGTCGCTGGAGGCCTCGCGGCAGGCCCACACGGTGCTGCAGGTCGCCCAGCGCGCGGAGCAGACCAGCGTGACGGGCCAGGAGCGCCTGCGGCAGAGCGGCGAGGCGCTGGAGCACCTGCGCACCCAGGTGGGCGAGCTGATGCCGGCCATCGCGCGGCTCACGGAGGGCTCGCGCAAGGCGTCCGCCATCCTCAAGACGGTGAAGGACCTGTCGGATCAATCCAACGTGCTGGCCATCAACGCCGCCATCGAAGCGGCGCGCTCGGGCGAGCATGGGCGCAGCTTCGCGGTGGTGGCCCGGGAGATGCGGTCGCTGTCCCAGCAGTCCCTGCGCGGCGCGCAGAGCATCAGCGGCCTGCTGTCGGAGATGAGCACCTCCGTGAGCGCCGTCACCGCGTCCGTGGAGAGCAGCCACCAGAAGATGGCGGAGGGCATCAACGAGGCGCTCTCCTCCGGGCAGAGCCTCCGGCAGCTGACGGAGGCCGTGCGGGACAGCAGCAGCGCGGCCCAGGACATCGTGCACTCCTTCACCCAGCAGAACGCCGGCATCGTGCAGATGACGGCGGTGGTGACGGACTTCTCCCGGATGATGAAGGACAGCGTGCAGGCCAACGAGGACGTGGAGTCCGCCATCCAGCGGCTGGAGGTCGCCTTCCAGGGCATCCAGGGCGTCGTGAGCGGCTTCCGCGTCTAG
- a CDS encoding glycoside hydrolase family 16 protein, whose amino-acid sequence MRGSQVLGIALVSSIAFTPLAEAKSVSFSGYQWEVRSGQGGPGPNAWDDRNAWVDANGYLHLKIAWRDGRWTTAEVYMPQQRLGYGTYQFKVIGRPDLFDDNVVLGLFNYTRPDVGPDGTNEIDIEFAKWGGSQPQMGNWAVYPAVTGVPYSHQAYAISLGGTYSTYRFQWSSTQVYFQALHGHQDGNTNQMASWLLNPPDYVQRIPQTPLPVHMNFWLFQGRAPKNGQEAEIVIAEFKFIPAP is encoded by the coding sequence ATGCGCGGCTCACAGGTCCTTGGTATCGCTCTCGTCTCCAGCATTGCCTTCACTCCGCTCGCGGAGGCGAAGAGCGTCTCCTTCTCGGGTTACCAATGGGAGGTCCGCAGCGGTCAGGGCGGCCCGGGCCCCAATGCCTGGGATGACCGCAACGCCTGGGTCGATGCGAACGGCTACCTCCACCTGAAGATCGCCTGGCGCGACGGACGCTGGACGACGGCGGAGGTCTACATGCCGCAGCAGCGGCTGGGGTACGGCACGTACCAGTTCAAGGTGATTGGCCGGCCGGACCTCTTCGACGACAACGTGGTCCTGGGCCTGTTCAACTACACGCGTCCCGACGTGGGCCCGGACGGCACGAATGAAATCGATATCGAATTCGCGAAGTGGGGCGGCAGTCAGCCGCAGATGGGCAACTGGGCCGTGTACCCCGCGGTGACGGGCGTCCCCTACTCCCATCAGGCCTACGCCATCAGCCTCGGGGGGACCTACTCCACCTACCGCTTCCAATGGTCCTCGACGCAGGTCTACTTCCAGGCCTTGCATGGCCACCAGGATGGCAACACCAATCAGATGGCCAGCTGGCTGCTCAATCCGCCGGACTACGTCCAGCGCATTCCCCAGACCCCCCTGCCCGTCCACATGAACTTCTGGCTCTTCCAGGGACGCGCGCCCAAGAACGGTCAGGAGGCGGAGATCGTCATCGCGGAGTTCAAGTTCATCCCCGCTCCGTAG
- a CDS encoding C40 family peptidase: MPITSQRAAFLQLVLAQMHAPYRWGAKGQRAAADGPRLFDCSGLVTWCFNQVGGRDWRADYNTDRLWEECAPVASVADLQPGDLVLYGKAGDPDHVMVHVGVGVVVGASGGGSKTLTLEDAARGREGEVLHPRGVPP; this comes from the coding sequence ATGCCCATCACCTCGCAGCGCGCCGCCTTTCTTCAGCTCGTCCTCGCGCAGATGCACGCGCCCTATCGCTGGGGTGCGAAGGGCCAGCGAGCCGCGGCGGACGGCCCGCGCCTCTTCGACTGTTCTGGCCTCGTGACGTGGTGCTTCAACCAGGTGGGCGGGCGCGACTGGAGGGCGGACTACAACACCGACCGGCTGTGGGAGGAGTGCGCGCCGGTGGCGAGCGTGGCGGACCTTCAGCCTGGTGACCTGGTGCTGTACGGCAAGGCCGGCGATCCGGACCACGTCATGGTGCACGTGGGCGTGGGTGTCGTGGTGGGCGCGTCCGGGGGCGGCAGCAAGACGCTCACGCTGGAGGACGCGGCGCGCGGACGCGAAGGTGAAGTCCTTCACCCGCGTGGAGTACCGCCCTGA
- a CDS encoding AAA family ATPase, translating to MVPVEYLHHAQAIWERLTAKKPPPKKMTSNTSFEISIPRPNAAPSLKLKAQPGHSIIFIGANGSGKTRLGVHIEASLPGNKSLRISAQKSLSMPEHIALTSLKTATERLWFGTETPKGTSPLDTHHYRLGSRWRGSPATTPLNDIEHLLQALFAEQSRVALQYLPDRRKDDPGPLPLPKLSTLRAIWERLLPHRTLTTNETSIDVSPAPKPETPPPANTAYPATQLSDGERAIFYYIGQCLLAPSDSLLIIDEPESHIHKAILGRLWNELEAARPDCAFIYITHDLDFATTQSAVARYFIRAYASNQEQGAWDIDELPEDGEIPELVIAEIVGSRRPILFVEGQSSSIDLIVYRSQYPLFTVIPLGSCSDVIRSTSSLRRNAKRLHLGASFGIVDADDRDNAEIERLKSLHIFTLPVSEIESLFALPKVFLALADILHCSTPEERLKNLTSAIIKIARADLEAASCRYVTRVIDNKLKNVEVSMKTIEDLETAFTEEVKNIIPRSIYNDFKSRLETNLDSANLEGILRMYDNKGIAGTVANHLGLAGKKEFFDKISRVMHHESGNALRKELTAVLPEIAV from the coding sequence ATGGTTCCCGTAGAGTACCTTCACCACGCTCAGGCAATCTGGGAACGCCTCACAGCAAAGAAACCACCCCCCAAAAAAATGACATCCAACACATCATTCGAAATCAGCATTCCAAGACCAAACGCAGCCCCTTCCCTCAAGCTCAAAGCACAGCCTGGACACTCAATAATTTTCATCGGAGCAAACGGCTCAGGAAAAACCCGACTTGGCGTCCACATAGAGGCGTCGCTCCCGGGCAACAAGTCGCTCAGAATTTCAGCACAAAAATCACTATCAATGCCCGAACACATAGCACTGACATCGCTCAAGACAGCAACCGAGCGCCTATGGTTCGGCACGGAAACCCCGAAGGGCACAAGTCCACTCGATACACATCACTACAGATTAGGCAGCCGCTGGAGGGGAAGTCCCGCCACAACCCCGCTCAACGATATTGAGCATCTGCTCCAAGCGCTGTTCGCTGAACAATCACGCGTAGCGCTCCAATACCTTCCTGACCGCCGAAAAGACGATCCAGGCCCCCTGCCCCTCCCCAAACTATCGACACTTAGGGCCATTTGGGAGCGTCTTTTGCCTCACCGAACACTCACCACCAACGAAACATCCATCGACGTCTCGCCAGCACCAAAACCAGAAACGCCACCGCCTGCCAACACAGCCTACCCAGCCACGCAACTAAGCGATGGCGAGCGCGCAATATTTTACTACATTGGACAGTGCCTTCTCGCACCTTCCGACTCGCTCCTCATTATCGACGAACCAGAAAGCCACATACACAAGGCCATTCTTGGTCGACTTTGGAACGAACTTGAAGCCGCTCGGCCCGACTGCGCATTCATATACATAACCCACGATCTCGATTTCGCAACAACTCAATCAGCAGTCGCGCGATACTTCATCCGCGCCTACGCCTCAAATCAAGAACAAGGGGCTTGGGATATTGACGAACTACCCGAGGATGGCGAGATTCCCGAACTGGTCATTGCAGAAATCGTGGGAAGTCGCCGCCCAATCCTATTCGTCGAAGGTCAATCATCCAGCATTGATCTTATAGTCTACCGATCGCAATACCCCCTATTTACGGTCATCCCCCTTGGTTCATGCTCAGACGTGATTCGTTCTACAAGTAGCCTCCGGCGAAACGCCAAGCGACTCCACTTGGGAGCATCATTTGGAATAGTCGATGCCGATGATCGCGACAATGCTGAAATAGAGCGCCTCAAGAGTCTTCACATATTTACCCTCCCAGTCTCAGAAATCGAAAGCCTCTTTGCACTGCCGAAAGTATTCCTTGCGCTTGCCGACATACTCCATTGCTCAACCCCAGAGGAAAGACTAAAAAACCTAACCTCGGCGATCATCAAGATTGCACGAGCCGACCTCGAAGCCGCATCTTGCAGATACGTTACGCGGGTCATCGACAACAAACTCAAGAATGTCGAAGTCTCAATGAAAACAATCGAAGACCTCGAGACAGCCTTTACTGAAGAGGTAAAAAACATTATCCCTCGCTCGATCTACAATGACTTTAAATCGAGACTGGAGACCAACCTCGACAGCGCCAATCTAGAAGGAATCCTCAGGATGTACGACAACAAGGGGATCGCTGGCACTGTTGCCAATCATCTTGGTCTAGCAGGCAAGAAGGAGTTTTTCGACAAAATCAGCAGAGTAATGCATCACGAATCAGGCAATGCTCTCAGGAAAGAACTAACCGCCGTTCTTCCGGAAATAGCGGTCTGA